GATCAGCTTAGAACAGGCCTGGGACTTTTTTTCGTCACCGAAAAATTTATCCCTTATTACGCCACCCGAAATGCGATTTGAAATCCAATCGGAGGTTCCTGAAAAAATGTATTCCGGATTATTTATTCAGTATAAGGTTCGTCCGCTAATGAACATCCCCACCACCTGGGTAACGGAAATAAAACACGTTGAAGAACCACTGTATTTTGTCGATGAACAAATAGAAGGTCCTTATACCGTATGGCATCATCAGCATTTTTTTAAAGTGATTGATGGCGGAATAGAGATGACCGACATTGTCGATTATAAAATTCCTATGGGAATCATCGGAAAATTCATGAACCGGCTTTTTATCCGAAAAAAAATAAATGCAATTTTCGAATACCGCCGCAAGAAACTCATTGAGCTATTCGGAGAAATAAAATATTAAATCTTATTTCCACTCCAGCTCAAGATCCCAATTAGAGCGGATAGAAATTTCCTGATTAAATAAAATGACCTGCTCCGGTAATATTCTGTCCGTAACAGAACCCGGCGACCATTCCCCGTTTCCGTCGGTATCTATAATGTACCGCAATTTATAATTGCCCGGTGCCAGCAATGGAAATTCAAGTATGGTAGAAGGAGGATTATTCCACTGCGTTCGGATTTGTCCTTTATCATTTATCAACTGCAAAATTCCGTTCGGATGATTCTCCAGTTTAAAATCGAGATACAGAGCACCGTAATAATCTTCATTTCTTACTTTAAAACGAAGCGTATCGGCCGAAATACTTCTTCCGAATACATCCTTCACCAAATTAGTCCCCACTAGTAAAATTCCGCGGCTTCCGGGAGCCAAACGTTGAACGGGATGAATGAGGATGGTTTTCTCATCCACCTTTTCAATTTCTGCCTGAACACGAACGCTGTCGATCAATAATTGAAAATCGTTTCCGATGATATCGCAGGGGACATCAAACTTCAATTGAAGATCCTGCTTAATATCGAGATAAGGTGTAAAGTTATTCCGGTAAATCAAGGGTTGCTGCAGCGATTTTTCACGCTTTTTTTCATCGCGCAACAACATAATGGTATCCGTAAAAACATGCGCAGAATCTTCCTCAATCCGAACAATCAGCGATTGAACCAATGGATCGGAAAAGGAAATTTGTAGACTGTCGTCGTGCTTAATAAAATTTCTTACCGCCGTCGGTTGCCGGTCCGCGTTCATCGAAAACAATTCGGGGACACCGTTATAGGGACGCGAAAAAATTAGATTCAGAATTCCGGGTTCGAAAAACTCGCGCTTCTGCACAAACAATTTTTCGCGCCGCTCTTTGATCAGGGAAATTTCAATGTTTCCTAACGACAATCCCCCATTTAAATGAATGGTGTCGGCAAAAAATCCGGCCTCTTCACCACTGGCGTCATAACGATAATTGCCATTACTTTCTTTGAGTGCATAAAGTAAATAATCTCCGCTTTTCACATGACTGATCGAAAAATTTCCCTGCGCATCGCTGAAGCTTAAATAGGAAGGGAGTCCTTTAAAAAAAGCACTATCCTGATTCAATTCATACAAAGCAAGCATGACTCCCTTTTCGGGATTTCGGTTTAATGCGTTGATCACTTTCCCATTCACCTGAAGCGAATCGAGAACGGGTCCCGTTGAAAAAACATAATTCAATCCCGCTGCCGGATTTCCTTCGGTAATATCTACCACTGCCGAACCCATGTGCATGGTGTACGTGGTATTGGCTTGTAAATCGCCGTTGAAATGAATAAACAATGTTTTACCACGCAAAATATAATCAGGACTCGTGCTCAAAGCGGGAGAAAAAAAGATTTTGGAACGCGGATCGTTTAATTTTACATACTCATCAAACTCCAGTCGGATTTCTTTGGTATTAACATTTACGGAACCGTTTTTCGGGTAACAATGATCGTTGACCAATTGAGGAGGGACTACATCTTTATCCCCACCGGTAGGAACCGCCATTTGCGCGCAGGATGCTGCAAATACAATGAGGTATAAAAGGAGAAACTTTTTCAATGGAGCGATTGAATTAATCCGGCCACATTTTCCAATCCCCACTGATCCACTTCCGAAAAATCATTCAGCTGATCACTATCCACATCCAGCACCAGCAACACATTTCCTTTGGCGTCCAAAACCGGAACTACAATCTCGGAACGGGAATCGGAACTACATGCGATATGTCCGGGAAATGCATCTACATCCGGAACAATAATGGTTTTTTTCTCTTTAAAACAGGCACCGCAAACACCTTTTCCATAAGCAATCCGTGTACAGGCAATGGTTCCTTGAAAGGGACCCAGAACCAGTTCATTTTCTTTTACGAAATAAACACCTACCCAAAAAAACTGAAAAGTCGATTTTAAAGCGGCAACGATATTCGAAATATTGGCAATTAAATCGGGTTCGCCTTCCGTTAATCCCTTCAGCTGGGGCAATAGCGATTCGTATTTTTCTTTCCGACTCGCACTGACTTCTATGTGTAATTCTTCTGCCATTCGTAATGCAAATATGCAAATATTCAATCTCCGAAATCTCCAAATTTTATAAAGGCATTCATGCTTAATCCACTCAGCGAATAACTATCCGCGCCCTGCATGCGCACACCGCCCACGGCACGGTAACCGAGTCCGAGTCCGAATTTCATATACCGAAAAACCTTTATGGTGGCATTGATATTCGGTTCTACCAGATAATAACCGCTGTATTCGGAACCTGTACTTCCGAATCCTAAATCCGTTAATTCGGCAAAGCCATAACCCAGATGCAAAAGCGGATTTAACTGGACCGGTTTATCCTGAAAAAAAGTATAATCCACATAAACGGTGCTGTACATGGTAACGAGTTGCTGGCGATTGAGCAAACTGAAACTTTCATTGATTACCGTGCTGGCGAAATAAGAAGAAAATCCCAACACCCATTTTTCTTCACCATCCATGTACCATCCGCCCCGAATGCCATGCAAATAAGCAGGTTCATCGTTAAAATACGTGTACTTTAATTCATAGCCACCTTCCTCCCAGCTGAATATCATACGCAGCATTAAATCGGCACAGCCAAAATATTGCGCTCTGGAGGCATGAAATGAACCCAGCATGAACAGGAATATGAGAAGGCATTTTTTCAACAAGGCCAAAATACGAAAAAACAGAAAGGCATTCTGCTTATCTTGTGGGGAGATTTTTACACCATGCCAGAAAACGAAAAAAAATTATTTTTATTGGATGCCTTTGCGCTTATTTTCAGAGGATATTTTGCGCTTGCCTCCAATGCCAAATTTAATCCCGTTAACTCTAAGGGGGTCGATACCTCTGCTGTTTTGGGATTTACCAATACACTGGTAGAACTGCTCAATAAGCAAAAACCCACTCATATTGCCGTAGTTTTCGATACGGCCGCTCCAACTGTGCGCCACGAAGAATTTTCCGAGTATAAAGCCAATCGCGATGAAACTCCCGAAGCCATTATCGTTGGTGTTCCCTATATCAAAGAAATCATCAAGGCATTCCGTATTCCGGTAATTGAAACGGATGGCTATGAAGCGGATGATGTGATTGGAACGTTGGCAAAAAAAGCGGAAAAGCAGGGATATGTTACGTACATGATGACCCCCGACAAAGATTTTGGTCAACTCGTTGATGAAAATATTCTCATTTATCGTCCGGGTCGTTTCGGTAATGAAGCAGAAGTATTAGGTGTAGCGGAAGTCTGCGAAAAATTCGGCGTGGATCGTCCCGAACAGGTCATCGATATCCTCGGTCTCATGGGAGATGCGGTTGACAATATTCCGGGTGTTCCGGGAATCGGACCAAAAACAGCATCACAGTTGGTGAAGGAATATGGCAGCGTAGAAAATGTAATTGCCAATGCCGATAAATTAAAAGGAAAACTCAAGGAGAAAGTCGAACAACACAAAGACCAGGCATTGCTTTCGAAACGACTGGCCACCATCATTACCGATTCGCCGGTTGAATTTGATGAGCAGGATTTAATTCTTGAAGAACCCGACAAAGAAAAAATTCTTGAACTCTTTACCGAACTCGAATTTAAAACACTTGCCAAGCGGGTATTGGGACAAGAACTGAAACCGGCTGTTCAAAAAGGCGATCAGTTTGATTTGTTCAGCACAGGTGATGCCAACGCAGAAGAAAACAATGAAGAACACGAAGGAGAAATTCGTTCGCTGGATAACATTACTACCGTAAAACACGAATACAAAATTGCATCATCCGATGAGGAAATCAATCACCTGGTGCAAACACTTAGCACATTGCGTGAATTTTGTTTCGATACGGAAACCACATCACTCGAGGTGCTCGATGCGGAATTAGTGGGGATGTCCTTTTCCTGGCACCGCCACGAAGCCTGGTACGTTCCCTTTCCGGAAAATCAGGAAGAAGCAAAAGCGATACTGCAAAAATTTAAACCCGTATTTGAACAAACTGAAATACGGAAAATCGGACAAAATATTAAATACGATTTCATGGTGCTTGCGCAATATGGAATTGAAATAAAAGGTGAATTGTTCGACACCATGCTTGCTCATTATCTCATTGAACCTGATCAACGTCACGGAATGGATGAGCTGGCCGAAAATTTTCTGAACTATCAACCAGTTTCCATTGAGGAACTCATTGGTAAAAAAGGAAAATCGCAAGGCAGTATGCGCGATGTTGAATTATCGCAAATTGCAGAATATGCAGGAGAAGATGCCGATATTACCTATCAGCTAAAACTTCGTTTTGAACCCGAATTAAAATCGCGCGCTGCCGAAGCATTGTTTCAATCGGTGGAATGTCCGCTCGTTCCCGTTCTCGCTCACATGGAAATGGAAGGCGTGCATCTGGATATCGATTTTCTGCGCGAATACAGTGCTGAACTGGAAATAGAAATTACCGGCATCGAAAAAGAAATTAATCAACTGGCAGGGACGCCCTTCAACATTAATTCGCCGAAACAACTTGGACAAATTCTCTTCGAGGTTTTAAAAATCGACGAGAAAGCGAAAAAAACGAAAACGGGTCAATACGCCACCAGTGAAGACATCCTCGTGAAGTTGATGGACAAACATCCGATCATCGAAAAAATTCTCGATTACCGTGAAATCGGAAAATTAAAAAGTACGTATGTGGATTCCCTGCCGGAAATGGTGCATCCGAAAACGGGTCGCGTACACACCACGTTTATGCAAGCGGTTGCGGCAACCGGACGTTTGTCTTCCAACAATCCGAATCTGCAGAATATTCCTATTCGAACTGAACGCGGAAAAAAAATCCGGAAAGCATTTATCCCCAGAAACGAAGAATTTGTTTTAGTGTCGGCCGACTATTCCCAGGTTGAATTGCGGATAATGGCAGCATTGAGTCAGGATGAAAACATGGTCCGCGCCTTCAGCAACAACATCGACATTCACACTGCCACTGCTGCGAAAGTATTTGGCGTTGCCGAAGTAGATGTGATCAAGGACATGAGAAGTCGCGCGAAGGCGGTCAATTTTGGAATCATTTATGGTCAAACCGCCTATGGTTTATCCCAAAACCTCGGTATTCCGCAAAAAGAAGCCAAAGAGATCATTGATAATTATTTTCAGCAATATCCTTCCGTAAAAAAATATATGGAAGAAAGCATCCGAAAAGGACATGAGCTGGGTTATGTAGAAACCATCATGGGCAGAAGAAGGTATTTACCCGATATCGATTCCGGCAATGCCACGGTGAGAGGATTTGCCGAGCGAAATGCAATTAATGCCCCATTACAGGGATCGGCGGCAGATATTATTAAAATAGCCATGATTAACATTCACGAAGAGATTAAAAAGCGCAAGCTGAAATCGAAAATGGTGCTGCAGGTCCACGATGAATTGGTATTTGATGCGCATCAGTCGGAACTGGACGAACTGCTTCCGCTGATCAAGGACAAGATGGAACATGCCGTAGATTTGAGTGTGCCCTTGCTGGTAGAGATCGACAAAGGGAAAAACTGGCTCGAAGCCCACTAAATCCATTTTGAATATCTGCGAATTCCCATATATTTGAGTAATCAAACCCCGAACTGATGAAAAATCGAATAGTATTTTTGAGTTTAGCTGCTGTGGCTTTAACCTGGTCAGCCTGCGGTGGTGGAGAAGGCGATTCTGCGTTGAGCAATGTTGACAGCGCAAAAATTGCGAACGACACCATTGACGATACCAAATCGAAAATTGAAGAAGCGAAAAAGGTGTATTACAGTATTCCATCCACTTCAGAAATGGCCGAACTCCTCAGCGATGCAGGTGCTAATTACGACATGAAGTTGTTAAACGACATCAACCTGGTTGATCGCTATACCACTTCCAGAAAGCAGGCACTCAACATCGGAATTTACGGGGCAGATCTCAACTATTGTTCCATTTTCGAACGCACCAACGAAACCATGTTCTACATGGAATGTACACGTTCACTGGCCGAGCGTTTGGGAATTGAAAACGCCATTAAAGACGAAACCATCACCCGTGCCGAAGAGAACATCGACAATCGCGATTCCATGTTGAACATCATCAGCGATATGTTTTATGAATTAGAAGAATACCTCGCAGAAAACGATAAAGACGATATTTCTGCATTGGTTATCGGAGGCGGATGGATTGAAGGTTTGTACCTGGCATGTATGACGGTTAATGAGAAAAAACCGAATCAGGATATTCTCAACCGCATTGCAGAGCAAAAGTTTTCATTATCTAACCTCGTAAAATTCGTGGAGCAGTATAAGGAAAACGAAGATGTAAAAGGATTGCACGAAGACTTACTCCGAATCGAAGCTGCATTTGCAGATATTACTGTAGAAAAACAAAGCACGGAGGTAAGTACCGACAATAACGGAACAACTGTAATCGGTGGTAAAACGAATATTAGCATCACGCTGGATCAATTTAAAAACCTGAAAAAAGTGGTTAAAGAAATCCGCGAATCTTACGTTAAAATCTGATCGTCATGAAATTTATATATAGTTTAACCTTCGCAACATTGATGTTAATTGGCTTTGGAACCGAAGCCAGTGCGCAATGTAAAAGTTATGCAAAACGCCAATGTAAACCGGCTCTTGCTCCATTTCTGCACAACGGACAATTAAACAATGCTGTGCTAGTTCCCGGCGATAAAGCGGAATTGTTGCTGACCTTTTTCTCCGGACAAGAATATCGTTTAATGATTTGCGCAATGCCGGTATTAGGAAAAGTCACTTTCCGAGTTCTTGATTCCGACAGAAATCAGATTTTCAGTTCAGAAAAAACGCCTGATAAAAATTATTTCGATTTTAAAGTGGCCTCTACCCAACAATTAATTGTAGAGATTAATGTCCCCGAAGCAAAAGCAACGAACGACATTGTGCCGGAAGGCTGTGTAACTGTTATGATCGGATTCAAAAAATAATAGTACTCCCGATAAAAAGAAAAGGCCGGATAACCGGCCTTTTATTATTTAATCATCATCGTGTTCACCATCTTCATGTTCATGCTCTTCTTCATGTTCATGTTCCGGAGAAGCAACAAAATCTTTTCGGATTTCGCTATGTCTGATTTCACCACCGGTGGTTCCTACTTTTCGAAGGAGATAAAAATTACCGGCAGAAAGAAGCAAAACAGTGGTGGAAACATATATCGCCCACTTCTTCCCTTTCCATTCAGCAAACAAGCCTACCATCGAAATCAAAGCCACAATTACGGAAACAATCAGCGCAACTTCGGCACTTTCTTCATGCTCGTGAATTAATTTATGATCTGCTCCCGGTAATGATTCTACCACTTCTTCTGCTCCTTCACCACTGAAGTTAGCAGGCATCGCCGTTAATCCTCCAAGAATTAATAAG
This Flavobacteriales bacterium DNA region includes the following protein-coding sequences:
- a CDS encoding SRPBCC family protein, producing the protein MHTYSATQKIPISLEQAWDFFSSPKNLSLITPPEMRFEIQSEVPEKMYSGLFIQYKVRPLMNIPTTWVTEIKHVEEPLYFVDEQIEGPYTVWHHQHFFKVIDGGIEMTDIVDYKIPMGIIGKFMNRLFIRKKINAIFEYRRKKLIELFGEIKY
- a CDS encoding Ig-like domain-containing protein — translated: MKKFLLLYLIVFAASCAQMAVPTGGDKDVVPPQLVNDHCYPKNGSVNVNTKEIRLEFDEYVKLNDPRSKIFFSPALSTSPDYILRGKTLFIHFNGDLQANTTYTMHMGSAVVDITEGNPAAGLNYVFSTGPVLDSLQVNGKVINALNRNPEKGVMLALYELNQDSAFFKGLPSYLSFSDAQGNFSISHVKSGDYLLYALKESNGNYRYDASGEEAGFFADTIHLNGGLSLGNIEISLIKERREKLFVQKREFFEPGILNLIFSRPYNGVPELFSMNADRQPTAVRNFIKHDDSLQISFSDPLVQSLIVRIEEDSAHVFTDTIMLLRDEKKREKSLQQPLIYRNNFTPYLDIKQDLQLKFDVPCDIIGNDFQLLIDSVRVQAEIEKVDEKTILIHPVQRLAPGSRGILLVGTNLVKDVFGRSISADTLRFKVRNEDYYGALYLDFKLENHPNGILQLINDKGQIRTQWNNPPSTILEFPLLAPGNYKLRYIIDTDGNGEWSPGSVTDRILPEQVILFNQEISIRSNWDLELEWK
- a CDS encoding GAF domain-containing protein, whose translation is MAEELHIEVSASRKEKYESLLPQLKGLTEGEPDLIANISNIVAALKSTFQFFWVGVYFVKENELVLGPFQGTIACTRIAYGKGVCGACFKEKKTIIVPDVDAFPGHIACSSDSRSEIVVPVLDAKGNVLLVLDVDSDQLNDFSEVDQWGLENVAGLIQSLH
- the polA gene encoding DNA polymerase I — encoded protein: MPENEKKLFLLDAFALIFRGYFALASNAKFNPVNSKGVDTSAVLGFTNTLVELLNKQKPTHIAVVFDTAAPTVRHEEFSEYKANRDETPEAIIVGVPYIKEIIKAFRIPVIETDGYEADDVIGTLAKKAEKQGYVTYMMTPDKDFGQLVDENILIYRPGRFGNEAEVLGVAEVCEKFGVDRPEQVIDILGLMGDAVDNIPGVPGIGPKTASQLVKEYGSVENVIANADKLKGKLKEKVEQHKDQALLSKRLATIITDSPVEFDEQDLILEEPDKEKILELFTELEFKTLAKRVLGQELKPAVQKGDQFDLFSTGDANAEENNEEHEGEIRSLDNITTVKHEYKIASSDEEINHLVQTLSTLREFCFDTETTSLEVLDAELVGMSFSWHRHEAWYVPFPENQEEAKAILQKFKPVFEQTEIRKIGQNIKYDFMVLAQYGIEIKGELFDTMLAHYLIEPDQRHGMDELAENFLNYQPVSIEELIGKKGKSQGSMRDVELSQIAEYAGEDADITYQLKLRFEPELKSRAAEALFQSVECPLVPVLAHMEMEGVHLDIDFLREYSAELEIEITGIEKEINQLAGTPFNINSPKQLGQILFEVLKIDEKAKKTKTGQYATSEDILVKLMDKHPIIEKILDYREIGKLKSTYVDSLPEMVHPKTGRVHTTFMQAVAATGRLSSNNPNLQNIPIRTERGKKIRKAFIPRNEEFVLVSADYSQVELRIMAALSQDENMVRAFSNNIDIHTATAAKVFGVAEVDVIKDMRSRAKAVNFGIIYGQTAYGLSQNLGIPQKEAKEIIDNYFQQYPSVKKYMEESIRKGHELGYVETIMGRRRYLPDIDSGNATVRGFAERNAINAPLQGSAADIIKIAMINIHEEIKKRKLKSKMVLQVHDELVFDAHQSELDELLPLIKDKMEHAVDLSVPLLVEIDKGKNWLEAH